From the Bacteroidia bacterium genome, the window ACCTACTTACACCGGTGGAGATATTACAGTTACGGCTTCAAATGCTTGTTTTACAACCCCGGTTAAAACACTCACAACAGTTATTGATATGCCGTCAATTCCAACATCTTTAAGTGGGCAAGTTTATGGTACTTGTAAAACACAGTTAGTTTATACAGCAGGAAATTCTAACCATGCAACAAGTTATATATGGACATTACCACCAAATGCATCAATAGTTCTTGGAAATTTCACTAATAATGTAACGGTTGACTTCCAAAATGCCGGAACCGGCACTTATAGTCTTTGTGTTGCAGGAAAAAACTCCTGTAGAACCGGCACAGCACGTTGTATTCAGGTGCGAGCTATTCCTGAAAGACCAGCTGTTATTGTTGCAAATCCTTCAGTTTTTTGTGCTAATCAAACAGGTGTTGCTTTTTCAACTGCCGGAGGTGTTGGTGCTGATTCTTACACATGGGCACTACCAAGTAGTTCAACAATTACGTCAGGTCAAAATACGAATAGTATTTTAGCTGATATTGGAACTAATAATGGAACTATAACTGTAAAGGGCGTAAATCAATGTGGAAACAGCAGCACAAGAGGATATACCATGACACTTAATTGTCGCGAAGGATTTGATGAATCAGAAATGCTGTCATCAGTACAACTTGTTCCAAATCCTGCTAATGATTGGGTTAAGTTGTCATTTTATTCTGAAACAGCCGAGCCATACTCTGTGTTAGTTTATGATATACTTGGAAAGAAAGTGCTTAGCGAAGGGGGAATTTCATCAAAAGGATTGAATGAGCATTCAATTTTGTTGAATAAGTTAGTGAAAGGTATTTATATTGTTTCATTACAAAGTAACTCTGTCTCGAGCAGACAAAAGCTTGAGATTAGATAATCTGATTGTTGGAGGTAGTTGCAATGTCGCCTAATAAAGGCGACATTGCAATTTAAATAAACGCTTATGATCATTAATGCTGTGAAGTCTGTTGCAAGTTTAATTGGTTTGATGGTAACTAAAATACCTAAAAGCGATTACAAAGATGCACTTTATGAAAGTTTATATAGCCATGATAGTCTTCTGCATAAGCGATTTTATAATATAGGTGCGGGACCGTTTAATCATAAATACTGGACAAATGTTGATTATGTGAATGATTGGTATGCCGGTAATACAAACAATACATTAAAAGGGATAAACTATGATTTGTTCTCATTAGAACCTTTACCCATCGAGACAGATTCAGCGGAGATGGTTTATACAAGTCATACCATTGAACATGTAAATAATACAGCTGTTCAGAATGTGTTTAATGAAGCTTTTAGAGTATTGAAACCCGGAGGAAGATTTAGAGTCGTAACACAGGATATTAAGCTCTCATATAGGGCATATAAAGAAGACGATAGGAATTTTTTCTTTTGGATAGATTGGTTCAGTAAGCCTGAAAATTATAAAAGAGTGAATCTTAGACAGCCTTTAAATCAGGAAAGTATAGCTCAAATTTTTCTGGAAGATTTTGCAGCACAAGCATCGGAAATTCCTCTACATGGAGCTGCATATCGAATCTCCGATAGTCAATTAGAAAAATTGTTTAATGAGAAGTCCTTTGAAGATGCTCTCGACTATTGTACTTCATTATGTGATATTGAAGTGCAAAAGAAATACACAGGCAATCACATTAACTGGTTTACGGAGGAAAAGCTTATAAAAATGCTAAAGGCAGCCGGATTTAAAAACGTATATCGATCAGGGTATGGACAAAGTTACTCACCTGTTATGCGTGATCTGAATTTCTTTGACGAAACATTGCCGGGCATTTCACTCTATGTAGAAGCACAGAAGTGAAGCTATTGTTCTTGTTGGGAAATTAATTTTTCAGAGAGAAACTTTCCTGTAAAAGATTCATGGCAATTGCTCAAAGCTTCCGGAGTTCCTGCAAAAACTATTTTACCACCTTCATTTCCACCACCCGGCCCCATATCAATAACCCAATCAGCACATTTAATGACATCCATATTGTGTTCTATAACCAAAATAGAATTTCCATTGCGTATTAATGCGGTAAATGCATCAAGTAGCTTTCTGATGTCGTGAAAATGCAAGCCTGTTGTAGGTTCATCGAAAATGAAAAGTGTTTTTGTTGTTGCATGACCAATACCAAGATAGGATGCTAATTTAATTCTTTGTGCTTCGCCACCACTGAGAGTACTTGAAGATTGTCCTAAAGAAATATAACCTAAGCCAACATCTGAAAGCGGTTGTAGTTTGGCAATAATTTTATTTGTGAAAAGAATGTACCGTTCATCAGTTTCTTTGGAAAAAAAGCTAATGGCATCATCAACAGTCATAGTAAGAATATCAAAGATGTTTTTTTCCCGGTAGGTAATTGCCAAAATTTCATTCTTAAATCGCTTGCCCTGACAGGTCTCACATTTAAGTTGAATGTCTGCCATAAACTGCATCTCAATGGTTACAACACCTTCTCCCTGGCACATTTCGCATCTTCCTCCATCAACATTAAATGAAAACAAGGATGGTTTCATCATTTTTTGTCTTGCAAAAGGAGTGTCTGCCATCAATGCCCTTATCTCATCATAAGCCTTAACATAGGTTACTGGATTGCTCCTAGACGATTTTCCAATTGGATCCTGATCAATAATCTCAACGCCATTCAGTGTTACAAAATCACCAGTTAATTTTTCAAACTGACCCGACTCATCATCATAACCGCCTAAAACTTTTTTAAGTGCAGGATAAAGGACTTTTTTTACCAAGGTAGATTTTCCCGACCCACTAACACCGGTAACAGCAGTCAGAATGCCTAGTGGAAATTTGGCGTCAATGTGTGCTAAATTGTTTTCACTTGCGCCAGTTATTTCAATACTGTTAGTCCAGTTTCGTCTTTTACTTGGCACATGAATAATCTCTTTGCCGGTCAGGTATTTAGCGGTTATACTTTCTGTGCTGTGTTCTAAAAGTTCAAAGTTGCCCTGAAAAACAATTTTACCTCCATGAGTTCCTGCAAAAGGCCCGATGTCAATAAGCTCGTCAGCATTGCGCATAATTTCTTCATCATGTTCAACAACAATTAAAGTGTTACCTGCTTTTTGAAGTGATTTTAATACATAAATTAGGCGTTGTGTATCTCGTGGATGTAATCCAATGCTCGGCTCATCCAATATATACATGCTACCCACCAAACTGCTGCCTAATGATGTTGCCAGATTTATGCGTTGTGATTCACCTCCCGAAAGTGTTTTTGAAAGTCTGTTCAATGTCAGATAACCTAATCCAACATCATTTAAATATTGCAACCTGTTTTTTATTTCAACTAATAATCGTCCGGCAACTTTTTGTTCATAGTTGTCTAAAATAATGTTGTTAAAAAAATCGACACTAACATTTACCGGCATTAAAACAATATCGGTAATTGATTTATTATTCACCTTTACATAGTTTGCATCAGCACGTAAACGGGTTCCTTTACATTCGGGGCAAGTTGTTTTTCCGCGATAGCGACTTAACAAAACTCTGTATTGTATTTTGAAAGATTGTGATTCTACATGTTTAAAAAAATCGTTTATTCCTTTAATAGTTTTATTACCTTCCCATAACAATTTGATGTCAGTTTCATTTAATTCGAAATAAGGACGATGTACAGGAAAATTAAATTTATATGCCTTTAAGATGAATTCCTGTTGCCATTCATTCATTTTTTCACCACGCCAGCAAGCTACAGCACCATCAAAAACAGAAAGTGTTTTGTTTGGGATAACCAAGTTTTCATCAATGCCGATTACACTACCAAAGCCTTCGCAATTTTTACATGCTCCATAGGGGTTATTAAAACTGAAAAGGTGAGTAGAAGGTTCTTCAAAACGGATATTATCTTCTTCAAAGTAATTACTAAAGTTAACAAAGTGTAAAGTTTCGTCTGTTACATCAATTAAAGAGCATCGTCCGTTACCTTCATTAAATGCAGTCTGCACAGAATCTGCAGTAGAAGATTCAAATTCTTCATTGATATTTTCGGGAATTATTATCCTTGATACAACGATGAAGATATTTGAGTTGAGTGTTGGTTCAATGGGTTTAACTTTCTTTTTTCTTCCTTTAGTTTTAACAGCAGGCTGTGCATCTGGCTTTTCTATTTGTTCGGCATATTCATCTATGCGCAGCATTTTGTCGTCAACAACAATTCTACTAAAGCCTTTCTGCATTAACGCATTTAATTCTTCATGTAAAAATCTTCCCTGATGAAATTGCAACTGCGCTGCAATTATAAAACGCTTGTTTGGATTTTGTGTTTTTAAGAAATCTACAACATCAGCAACAGTATTTTTCTTAACCAACTTGCCACTTACAGGCGAGTATGTTTTCCCGATTCTTGCAAACAAGAGTTTAAGATAATCGTAAATTTCTGTTGAAGTGCCAACTGTTGATCTTGGATTTCTGGTATTTACTTTTTGCTCAATTGCAATTGCTGGAGCAATGCCTTTAATGTATTCTACTTCGGGTTTATCCAGGCGTCCCATAAATTGCCGTGCATAGCTTGATAAACTTTCAACATACCTCCTTTGCCCTTCTGCATACAATGTGTCGAAAGCTAAAGATGATTTGCCAGAACCGGATAATCCGGTAATTACTGTAAAACTGTTTCTGCTTATGGCTACATCCACTTTTTTCAGGTTGTGAACAGACGCACCTTTAATTATTATATATTTTTTGGGACTTAAATTTTCAATTTCCTGCATAACGATGCTGCAAAATTAATGGCAATTGTCACATAGAATGACAATGTAATGTTATTGTTGAAAACTCCTTTAACGCAGTAAGGTTACAGAGCCTCGTTTGTAAAACTTGGTGTTGTCAGGATAACCTGTGTAAGTAATAACATAAAAATAAATACCAAGAGATGCTGGCTGACCCTGATAGCTGCCATCCCATTGGCGGTTAAATTCATTGGATTCAAAAATTAAATTACCCCAGCGATTGAAAATTCTAAGATTATAATTTTTTATGAATGATGATACCGGTGACCATGTTTCGTTCAAGCCATCGCCATTAGGAGTAAATGAGTTGGGTGTAAAAACTGATGGTTCCTGAATTAATGTTACTTCATTGCTGGTAGAAAAAACGTTTAAAGTGTCGTGAACGGCTTTAATGTAATAAATAAAGACGCCATTTTCCTGTGGAATTTGTGTGTCTGTAAAAGTCAGGATATTGGATGCTAATTGTGCAATTTCTGTGAATGTACTTGAATTTATCGGTCTGCGAAAAATTGCATAGTAACTTACACCACCTGGCCATTCTGTATAGGGTGTCCAGTTTAAAATATGTTGTAATGGTAAACTTTGCCCTGTGAGTAAAATGGAACATGATTCATTGCTTACGGGACTTTCTATTTCGCATTGATTTTTCTTTGTAATACGGTAGCAGTATGATTTTTCTGTAACATTTTGAAGCGAGTCTGTCCATTGTGGTATTGCAAATCCTTGCTGCTGAAAGTAGTCTGCATATAAGGCTGAAAATGTGTTCTCGCGTTTTTCAATTTTAAACAGAGTAAATAAATTATCAGGTGAGTTGTTGAAGGTCAGCGAAATGCTATTGTTGTTTTGAACCTGAGAACTTAAAATGAATGGGGTGTCAATGTTTTTTTGATTATCAGAACAAATGGTGTCAGAATTTGTACCTGTTTCATTGCAGGTATTTACAGCAGCAATGTAATAACAGTAGTTGTTCAGATCAAGATTTGAAGCAGTAGAGTCATTGTAAAAATGATTGGCGGGATTGTTAACACTGCCAATATGAATAAACGGACCACCGTTGGTACTTCTGAAAACGACATAACGATCAATAAATCTAGGCATTGCAAAAGTGTCTGTGAAAGTCAGTTTAATAATGCCTTCAGTGGCAGTGTTCATACAAATTATTAATGGTGCGGTAATTTGTGGAACAGGAAGCACATAAATCTTTAATGAGTCTATAGATGAAAATGGTTGTGGACACCCATTATCTGTAGCTTTGAATGTTACATTATAAGGTTGTGTCCGACCCTGATCACATGATGTGTACCAACAAAATGCGCTTGTGGCAACTCCATTGCCGGTAGCTGAAGATGTAACAGCATAAGGTGGGGTAATGCTTCCGCCTGCAAAAATATCACCACTGTAGGAAAGCTTTATTGAATCAGAATCAGTGACACGAACGGTAAAGCACAAAGTGTCTTTCTCATAAATTGTAA encodes:
- the uvrA gene encoding excinuclease ABC subunit UvrA — translated: MQEIENLSPKKYIIIKGASVHNLKKVDVAISRNSFTVITGLSGSGKSSLAFDTLYAEGQRRYVESLSSYARQFMGRLDKPEVEYIKGIAPAIAIEQKVNTRNPRSTVGTSTEIYDYLKLLFARIGKTYSPVSGKLVKKNTVADVVDFLKTQNPNKRFIIAAQLQFHQGRFLHEELNALMQKGFSRIVVDDKMLRIDEYAEQIEKPDAQPAVKTKGRKKKVKPIEPTLNSNIFIVVSRIIIPENINEEFESSTADSVQTAFNEGNGRCSLIDVTDETLHFVNFSNYFEEDNIRFEEPSTHLFSFNNPYGACKNCEGFGSVIGIDENLVIPNKTLSVFDGAVACWRGEKMNEWQQEFILKAYKFNFPVHRPYFELNETDIKLLWEGNKTIKGINDFFKHVESQSFKIQYRVLLSRYRGKTTCPECKGTRLRADANYVKVNNKSITDIVLMPVNVSVDFFNNIILDNYEQKVAGRLLVEIKNRLQYLNDVGLGYLTLNRLSKTLSGGESQRINLATSLGSSLVGSMYILDEPSIGLHPRDTQRLIYVLKSLQKAGNTLIVVEHDEEIMRNADELIDIGPFAGTHGGKIVFQGNFELLEHSTESITAKYLTGKEIIHVPSKRRNWTNSIEITGASENNLAHIDAKFPLGILTAVTGVSGSGKSTLVKKVLYPALKKVLGGYDDESGQFEKLTGDFVTLNGVEIIDQDPIGKSSRSNPVTYVKAYDEIRALMADTPFARQKMMKPSLFSFNVDGGRCEMCQGEGVVTIEMQFMADIQLKCETCQGKRFKNEILAITYREKNIFDILTMTVDDAISFFSKETDERYILFTNKIIAKLQPLSDVGLGYISLGQSSSTLSGGEAQRIKLASYLGIGHATTKTLFIFDEPTTGLHFHDIRKLLDAFTALIRNGNSILVIEHNMDVIKCADWVIDMGPGGGNEGGKIVFAGTPEALSNCHESFTGKFLSEKLISQQEQ
- a CDS encoding gliding motility-associated C-terminal domain-containing protein: MTLKHRLLLCLLLTFGFANDVHAKHIAGGDFTYRRLSGNNFEITLKIFRDCSDFVPFDNSILIGVFNKGTNSLINSYTVALADSGTLTLTGTSCLTPPTGVCMDKCTYIDTITLPNNPSGYYISWERCCRNNAIVNLTRPGDTGIAYYMEIPDPAIIDNSPNFNNDPFPFMCLGQDFDFDYSAYDVDGDLLTYSLETPLAGELGYPLNSTISPVWSNPTPGPYQAAQWLPGYSVTNITGSFPALSLNGSTGLMKVKANKVGFYAMAVVVKEFRNGVQIGQIRREIEFTVINCAANTAPQISYQNSTTPQSGLTFTIYEKDTLCFTVRVTDSDSIKLSYSGDIFAGGSITPPYAVTSSATGNGVATSAFCWYTSCDQGRTQPYNVTFKATDNGCPQPFSSIDSLKIYVLPVPQITAPLIICMNTATEGIIKLTFTDTFAMPRFIDRYVVFRSTNGGPFIHIGSVNNPANHFYNDSTASNLDLNNYCYYIAAVNTCNETGTNSDTICSDNQKNIDTPFILSSQVQNNNSISLTFNNSPDNLFTLFKIEKRENTFSALYADYFQQQGFAIPQWTDSLQNVTEKSYCYRITKKNQCEIESPVSNESCSILLTGQSLPLQHILNWTPYTEWPGGVSYYAIFRRPINSSTFTEIAQLASNILTFTDTQIPQENGVFIYYIKAVHDTLNVFSTSNEVTLIQEPSVFTPNSFTPNGDGLNETWSPVSSFIKNYNLRIFNRWGNLIFESNEFNRQWDGSYQGQPASLGIYFYVITYTGYPDNTKFYKRGSVTLLR
- a CDS encoding methyltransferase domain-containing protein encodes the protein MIINAVKSVASLIGLMVTKIPKSDYKDALYESLYSHDSLLHKRFYNIGAGPFNHKYWTNVDYVNDWYAGNTNNTLKGINYDLFSLEPLPIETDSAEMVYTSHTIEHVNNTAVQNVFNEAFRVLKPGGRFRVVTQDIKLSYRAYKEDDRNFFFWIDWFSKPENYKRVNLRQPLNQESIAQIFLEDFAAQASEIPLHGAAYRISDSQLEKLFNEKSFEDALDYCTSLCDIEVQKKYTGNHINWFTEEKLIKMLKAAGFKNVYRSGYGQSYSPVMRDLNFFDETLPGISLYVEAQK